The proteins below come from a single Chitinophaga pinensis DSM 2588 genomic window:
- a CDS encoding PepSY-like domain-containing protein → MKKLVLIICVALISSGTTFAQKKSAKKTKKVVAKKEVVAPVIVKDAFQQNFSGTEAKWAKNYSGHWVANFTKEDVKTAAEYDADGKWIATRSTYAADRLPEAVASTLRSKYPTATIKDGSRIERSDVAAYYKVNIQDNGTERSVLVNESGTVAE, encoded by the coding sequence ATGAAAAAGTTAGTATTAATAATTTGTGTGGCACTCATATCTTCCGGCACAACTTTTGCACAAAAGAAATCAGCAAAAAAAACAAAGAAGGTAGTTGCGAAAAAAGAGGTAGTAGCTCCTGTTATCGTAAAGGATGCTTTTCAGCAGAACTTTTCAGGCACAGAAGCGAAGTGGGCGAAGAACTACAGCGGACATTGGGTAGCGAACTTTACTAAAGAAGATGTAAAGACTGCGGCCGAATATGATGCTGATGGTAAGTGGATTGCAACCCGTAGCACTTATGCAGCAGACAGGTTACCAGAAGCAGTAGCCTCTACGCTGAGATCTAAATATCCTACCGCCACCATTAAGGACGGTTCGAGAATTGAAAGATCCGACGTAGCTGCATATTATAAGGTTAATATTCAGGACAACGGTACAGAGAGATCTGTGTTAGTGAATGAAAGTGGCACCGTTGCAGAATAA
- a CDS encoding helix-turn-helix domain-containing protein — MKEVQDILALAIRQPAMSDQLQLAENDAVAVPDCLDFTLQRFTYDRPLPVEDIAMVVYQPAKRGQTAAIELRYCVAGNKYCQNPGCTDQVCAGGHKDNCVQKSPSIDMITVRFQPSFIQSLQKGSTNSTLFDMQSRKPFVKTIQPSTKSKEVLEQMVHHNYDGALKNIFLQSKALELLLFSSDQFVQNDTDDRYGCRFLTQLEDREKIEKARDILLEQLDAPITIRDLARRVAMNECYLKKGFKAMYGTTIYDYFQKERMEKAKSLLYERGMSVSEVAILMGYSCISHFSTAFKKHTGLKPCELLLR; from the coding sequence GTGAAAGAGGTTCAGGATATATTAGCATTGGCTATCAGGCAGCCCGCGATGAGCGATCAGCTGCAGCTGGCAGAAAACGACGCTGTAGCGGTGCCGGACTGCCTCGACTTTACATTGCAACGGTTTACGTATGATCGTCCGTTGCCGGTAGAAGATATTGCCATGGTGGTATATCAACCTGCCAAACGTGGTCAGACTGCTGCCATTGAGTTGCGCTATTGTGTCGCCGGCAATAAATATTGTCAGAATCCGGGTTGTACGGATCAGGTATGTGCTGGCGGGCATAAAGACAACTGTGTACAGAAGTCTCCATCTATTGATATGATCACTGTAAGGTTTCAGCCTTCTTTCATACAATCCCTGCAGAAAGGGTCTACCAACTCTACCCTTTTTGACATGCAGTCCCGCAAGCCTTTTGTGAAGACGATTCAGCCAAGCACTAAATCCAAAGAGGTGCTGGAGCAGATGGTACATCATAATTATGATGGCGCCCTGAAGAATATCTTCCTGCAGAGTAAAGCGTTGGAACTCTTACTGTTTAGTTCTGACCAGTTTGTACAGAATGATACGGATGATCGTTATGGTTGTCGTTTCCTGACACAGCTGGAAGACCGTGAAAAGATCGAAAAGGCAAGAGATATTTTACTGGAGCAGCTGGATGCACCGATTACGATCCGTGACCTGGCTCGTCGTGTTGCGATGAATGAATGTTACCTGAAAAAAGGGTTCAAAGCGATGTATGGCACTACGATCTATGATTATTTCCAGAAAGAGAGAATGGAAAAGGCCAAAAGCCTGCTGTACGAAAGAGGCATGTCTGTGTCTGAGGTAGCGATTCTGATGGGTTATTCCTGTATTTCGCACTTCTCTACCGCTTTTAAGAAGCACACAGGACTGAAGCCATGTGAATTGCTGCTGAGATGA
- the gyrB gene encoding DNA topoisomerase (ATP-hydrolyzing) subunit B translates to MSEELVQAPTPASSGYDAGSIQVLEGLEAVRKRPAMYIGDIGVKGLHHLVYEVVDNSIDEALAGYCKNISVTICEDNSILVTDDGRGIPTGMHPKEGRSALEVVMTVLHAGGKFDKNTYKVSGGLHGVGVSCVNALSDKLHVTVRREGKLFEQEYQRGVPQYAVREIGTSDSTGTTVHFKPDNEIFKETIYNREILAGRLRELAYLNRKIKITLTDDREKDEAGNSVTETFYSEGGIIEFVQMLDRNGRRNGLLPDPIFIEAHDASSNVAVEVAVIYNDSFSENIFSYVNNINTIEGGTHVAGFRRAITRIFKSYGDKNKMFEKTKIEVTGDDFREGLSAIISVKVPEPQFEGQTKTKLGNSDVMGVVDSSVAAVLDAYLEEHPREAKIIINKVVLAAQAREAARKARQMVQRKSVLSGSGLPGKLADCSENDPEKCELYLVEGDSAGGTAKQGRNRSFQAILPLRGKILNVEKAMEHKIYENEEIKNIFTALGVTIGTEEDDKALNLSKLRYHKLIIMTDADVDGSHIATLILTFIFRYMKAMVEQGYVYIAQPPLYLVKKSKEQIYAWTEEDRKAAIAKIAGGKEDSVTIQRYKGLGEMNAEQLWETTMNPDNRTLKQVTIESAAEADRVFSMLMGDEVPPRREFIESHAKYAKIDA, encoded by the coding sequence ATGAGCGAAGAATTAGTGCAAGCACCTACCCCTGCCAGCAGTGGCTATGATGCGGGTAGTATACAGGTATTGGAAGGCCTGGAAGCGGTGCGCAAGCGCCCGGCCATGTATATCGGCGACATTGGTGTCAAGGGGCTGCATCACCTTGTATATGAGGTGGTGGACAACTCCATCGATGAAGCCCTTGCCGGTTACTGTAAAAATATCAGTGTAACTATCTGTGAAGATAACTCCATCCTGGTAACGGATGACGGTCGTGGTATCCCAACCGGAATGCACCCTAAAGAAGGACGTTCCGCACTGGAGGTAGTAATGACAGTGTTACACGCTGGTGGTAAATTCGATAAAAATACATATAAAGTATCCGGTGGTCTGCACGGAGTGGGTGTGAGTTGCGTAAATGCACTCAGTGACAAACTCCATGTAACCGTACGCCGCGAAGGAAAATTATTTGAGCAGGAATACCAGCGCGGTGTACCGCAATATGCGGTTCGCGAAATCGGTACCTCCGACTCAACCGGTACGACCGTTCACTTCAAACCAGATAATGAGATCTTCAAGGAAACCATCTACAACCGTGAGATCCTGGCTGGCCGTCTGCGTGAACTGGCTTACCTGAACCGTAAGATCAAAATTACCCTGACTGACGACCGTGAAAAGGACGAAGCAGGTAATTCTGTCACTGAAACTTTCTACAGCGAAGGCGGTATCATCGAATTCGTACAGATGCTGGATCGTAACGGCCGTCGTAATGGTCTGTTGCCTGATCCAATCTTCATCGAAGCACACGACGCAAGCAGCAACGTGGCCGTTGAAGTAGCAGTGATCTATAACGACTCTTTCAGTGAGAATATCTTCTCCTACGTCAATAACATCAACACGATCGAAGGTGGTACACACGTAGCAGGCTTCCGCCGTGCGATAACCCGTATCTTCAAGAGCTATGGTGATAAGAACAAAATGTTCGAAAAAACCAAGATCGAAGTAACAGGTGATGACTTCCGTGAAGGTCTGAGCGCTATCATCAGCGTAAAAGTACCTGAACCACAGTTCGAAGGCCAGACCAAAACCAAACTCGGTAACTCCGATGTAATGGGGGTTGTGGACAGTTCCGTAGCAGCCGTACTGGATGCCTACCTGGAAGAACATCCCCGCGAAGCCAAGATCATTATCAATAAAGTGGTACTGGCAGCACAGGCGCGTGAAGCAGCCCGTAAAGCACGCCAGATGGTACAGCGTAAGAGCGTACTGAGTGGAAGCGGCTTGCCTGGTAAACTGGCTGACTGCTCTGAAAATGATCCTGAAAAATGTGAACTGTACCTGGTAGAGGGTGACTCCGCAGGTGGTACGGCTAAACAAGGACGTAACCGTAGCTTCCAGGCGATCCTGCCGCTCAGGGGTAAAATCCTGAACGTGGAGAAAGCCATGGAGCATAAGATATATGAGAATGAGGAGATTAAAAACATCTTCACCGCACTTGGTGTAACCATCGGTACGGAAGAAGATGACAAAGCCCTCAACCTCTCCAAACTGCGCTATCACAAACTGATCATCATGACGGATGCTGACGTGGATGGTAGTCACATCGCTACACTGATCCTCACCTTTATCTTCCGTTATATGAAGGCAATGGTTGAACAGGGTTATGTGTACATCGCGCAGCCACCACTTTACCTGGTGAAAAAGAGTAAAGAACAGATCTACGCATGGACTGAAGAAGACCGTAAAGCAGCTATCGCTAAGATCGCAGGCGGTAAAGAAGACAGCGTAACGATCCAGCGTTATAAAGGTCTTGGTGAGATGAACGCAGAACAGCTGTGGGAAACTACCATGAACCCGGATAACCGTACCCTGAAACAGGTAACCATCGAAAGCGCTGCAGAAGCAGATCGCGTATTCAGTATGCTGATGGGTGATGAAGTTCCTCCAAGAAGGGAATTCATCGAGTCACATGCGAAATATGCGAAGATCGATGCATAA
- a CDS encoding SusC/RagA family TonB-linked outer membrane protein translates to MKRNVFHLLALLAGLLIYSSAIAQTRGIDGTVTDEKKQPISFASVIIKGTSKGTTTAQDGSFKLEVSPNAILIIRAVGYNLQEIPVNGEQHFNISLTENASDLNEVVVTALGVKKEKRNLTFSAQEVKSDEVLRAKEPNVLNALTGKVAGVQITSSSGMPGSSARIVIRGITSISGENQALFVMDGVPINNDESGGTYNGGSGTNRLADIDPSTIESINVLKGAAATALYGSAGARGVVLVTTRKGAAGRKPVVTLSSGLSFEKTIFPDRQYLYAQGDKGVFYDGESMKSSTSWGPRMDTLTVNGQKIKAHNPLEEFFRTGVTSNSTVSVSGGGSTSNYFMSYSYFDQKGTIPVTSYKRHSVFTKYNAQIIDKLNATFQLTYSTANNKKVPEGYGLESPLWTIFTAPVSYDLKPALNPDGSQRLYRYSRNNPYWVLDNVLNTTVVNRFLPVFTFVYTPFEWLSVTERAGADIYTDQQTYHVNTNDITYATGLTYYNNKNFRQFNHDFIVQLRQQFNNTNVSLLLGNNVYSEHGDFMTALGLGLAKPGYYNMASASSITYTGTEYLRRKTGFYAQAEVDYNRMLVLSLTGRYDGSSVLSSENRYYPYGSVAGGFIFSELFKDKLKDVINFGKVRASFASVGNDNVKPYATTTPYYQAVIYGDVSSNLTFPYNGQNGFLISSALGNPNLKNELQKEYELGLEMKMFKSRVGLEASYFNRRMTQGIVENISLANSTGYASTTINSAKMSTKGIEVLLNVTPVTTKDFSWDITINYTKLKQKVEEISPDLDQTSIGSIYAKKGEPWGLIFGTKYARTADGQLRINEAGLPYASGEFDVVGNITPDWIGGITNQLRYKQFNLSFFFDTKQGGDILNSDDGYGLYYGSSKQTEKREDRVVPGVSDANNAPNKQVVTGQAYFQQISGITEAFIQHASYIKLRNVSLSYTFRKGATARTPFKDASIVLTGRNLWIHKDKTFTGGDPEVNSWGAGNGGLGVYTFSAPTARSFDCTLKFTF, encoded by the coding sequence ATGAAAAGAAACGTATTTCACCTGCTGGCGTTGCTCGCGGGACTGCTGATCTATTCCTCAGCAATAGCACAAACAAGGGGAATAGATGGAACAGTGACCGATGAAAAAAAGCAGCCTATCAGCTTCGCCTCCGTCATCATCAAAGGCACTTCAAAAGGGACAACTACTGCGCAGGACGGCTCATTTAAACTGGAAGTATCCCCCAATGCCATACTCATTATCCGCGCCGTCGGATATAACCTGCAGGAGATTCCTGTTAATGGTGAACAACACTTCAATATCTCGCTGACAGAAAATGCCAGTGATCTGAATGAAGTAGTAGTGACTGCATTAGGCGTAAAAAAAGAAAAAAGAAATCTCACCTTCAGCGCACAGGAGGTAAAAAGCGATGAGGTATTACGTGCAAAGGAACCCAACGTACTGAACGCTTTGACAGGAAAGGTAGCCGGTGTACAGATCACCAGTTCTTCAGGTATGCCAGGCAGTTCAGCACGTATAGTCATCCGTGGTATTACCTCCATATCTGGTGAAAACCAGGCACTGTTTGTTATGGATGGTGTACCTATTAACAATGACGAAAGCGGCGGCACCTATAACGGTGGTTCAGGCACCAACAGACTGGCCGATATAGATCCGTCCACCATTGAAAGCATTAACGTATTAAAAGGAGCTGCAGCTACTGCTTTATACGGCTCCGCTGGTGCACGAGGGGTTGTACTTGTCACCACCAGGAAAGGCGCTGCAGGCCGTAAACCAGTAGTGACATTATCATCCGGTTTATCTTTCGAAAAGACCATTTTTCCTGATCGTCAATACCTCTATGCACAGGGGGACAAAGGCGTATTCTATGATGGAGAAAGCATGAAAAGCAGTACCTCATGGGGACCTCGTATGGATACATTAACAGTGAACGGACAAAAAATAAAAGCGCATAATCCGCTGGAAGAATTCTTCCGGACAGGCGTGACTTCCAATAGTACAGTCAGCGTATCCGGCGGCGGATCGACATCGAATTATTTCATGTCTTATTCCTACTTCGATCAGAAAGGAACAATACCCGTAACTTCATATAAACGGCACAGTGTATTCACGAAATACAACGCGCAGATCATCGACAAACTGAACGCTACTTTTCAGTTGACATACAGCACTGCCAACAACAAAAAAGTACCGGAAGGATATGGGCTTGAATCTCCGCTATGGACCATCTTTACAGCACCTGTATCCTATGATCTGAAACCAGCGCTGAATCCGGATGGGTCACAACGTCTGTACCGCTACAGCCGCAACAATCCTTACTGGGTATTAGATAACGTGCTGAACACAACCGTTGTGAACAGGTTCCTGCCGGTATTTACTTTTGTGTACACACCGTTTGAATGGCTTTCCGTTACAGAACGCGCAGGTGCTGATATCTACACTGATCAGCAGACCTATCACGTGAATACAAATGACATTACCTATGCAACAGGATTAACGTACTACAACAATAAAAACTTCAGACAGTTCAACCACGATTTCATCGTGCAGCTGAGACAACAGTTTAACAACACAAACGTAAGTCTGCTGTTAGGTAACAACGTCTATTCAGAACACGGCGACTTCATGACGGCATTAGGTCTCGGATTGGCAAAACCAGGCTATTATAACATGGCCAGCGCTTCTTCCATTACTTATACCGGCACAGAGTATCTGAGACGGAAAACAGGCTTCTATGCGCAGGCAGAAGTAGACTACAATCGCATGTTAGTACTGTCTCTCACCGGACGATATGATGGCAGCTCTGTATTGTCCTCCGAAAACAGATATTACCCATATGGCTCTGTAGCAGGTGGATTTATCTTCTCCGAATTATTCAAAGACAAGCTGAAAGATGTGATCAACTTTGGTAAAGTTAGGGCTTCGTTTGCTTCTGTTGGTAATGACAATGTGAAACCATACGCTACCACCACACCCTATTACCAGGCAGTGATCTATGGGGATGTGAGCAGCAATCTTACCTTTCCTTATAATGGCCAGAATGGTTTCCTGATCAGCTCTGCATTAGGTAACCCTAATCTGAAAAATGAGCTGCAGAAAGAGTATGAACTGGGTCTGGAAATGAAAATGTTCAAAAGCAGGGTCGGACTGGAAGCGTCTTATTTCAACCGGCGTATGACACAGGGGATTGTCGAAAACATCTCACTCGCCAACTCTACCGGTTATGCGAGTACGACTATTAACTCTGCGAAGATGTCAACTAAAGGTATTGAAGTACTGTTAAATGTGACACCTGTCACCACAAAAGATTTCAGCTGGGATATAACGATCAATTACACAAAGCTGAAACAGAAAGTAGAAGAGATCAGTCCTGATCTGGATCAGACAAGCATTGGCAGTATTTATGCAAAAAAAGGAGAACCATGGGGATTGATCTTCGGTACTAAATACGCACGTACAGCAGATGGTCAGTTACGCATCAATGAAGCAGGATTACCTTACGCCTCCGGCGAATTTGACGTAGTCGGTAACATCACACCCGACTGGATAGGAGGTATCACGAATCAGTTACGCTACAAACAATTCAATTTAAGCTTCTTCTTTGACACCAAACAGGGCGGTGATATACTGAACTCAGATGATGGATACGGGCTCTATTATGGCAGCTCAAAACAAACAGAAAAACGGGAGGACAGAGTAGTACCAGGTGTCAGCGATGCAAACAATGCGCCTAACAAACAGGTGGTGACCGGACAGGCCTATTTCCAGCAGATCAGCGGAATTACGGAAGCATTTATTCAGCATGCATCTTACATAAAACTGCGTAACGTGAGTCTTTCTTATACTTTCAGAAAAGGCGCAACAGCACGCACGCCATTCAAAGATGCTTCCATCGTACTTACCGGCCGCAATCTGTGGATACACAAAGACAAAACATTTACCGGCGGAGATCCTGAAGTAAACTCATGGGGCGCTGGTAATGGCGGATTAGGCGTATATACTTTCTCTGCGCCTACAGCCCGTTCATTTGACTGCACATTAAAATTCACGTTCTAG
- a CDS encoding SusD/RagB family nutrient-binding outer membrane lipoprotein, whose protein sequence is MKRPFITIALTAAITLSACSKYLDVNQNSNVPSDVSESLLLAPLEAGVSQYIAAGNAATLVNQWMQNCVPNQPMPNTANYMVTSSNFDDFWNSFYVVVLNNVTILDKQATANGNLKYAGIAKVLKAYTLGTATDLWGDIPNATAFTGTGNTTPSYDKQEDIYKSIQSLLDEAITQLQSDGGSTPGTDDYYYAGDMNKWTKMAYTLKARYYMHLTKAPGYDAKTQANLALTALGNGMTNNDDDCSFAYNGSSTSSNAWYLHFYNTSTLVLSSHYVDSLMKYADPRISSLVSKAENTGKYNGNVIGSGAGALQDFSVAGSFYGAIGSKVYILNAAEALFLKAEANYITSGYNAAQPAFRQAVAGNLLKLGVDTNSAAAQTFLSKRGILTANNALQLIIEEKATANFLSVENYTDWRRTGYPALKMIPNNTVTSLPRRFLYPLNEISANPQDLQKAKLTDKVWWDS, encoded by the coding sequence ATGAAAAGACCATTCATCACGATAGCATTAACGGCAGCAATTACACTGTCTGCCTGCAGCAAATACCTGGACGTCAACCAGAATTCAAACGTGCCTTCTGACGTCTCTGAATCACTTTTACTGGCGCCCCTGGAAGCAGGTGTCTCCCAATACATAGCAGCAGGAAATGCTGCCACACTGGTGAATCAGTGGATGCAAAACTGTGTGCCGAATCAGCCTATGCCGAATACGGCCAATTATATGGTGACCAGTTCCAATTTTGACGACTTCTGGAATTCATTCTATGTCGTGGTACTGAACAACGTCACCATACTGGACAAGCAGGCAACAGCCAACGGTAATCTTAAATATGCAGGGATTGCGAAGGTACTGAAAGCATATACACTGGGCACAGCCACTGATCTGTGGGGCGACATTCCCAATGCAACGGCATTTACCGGAACCGGAAATACAACGCCCAGCTATGATAAACAGGAAGACATTTACAAGAGTATACAATCACTGCTGGACGAAGCCATCACACAATTACAATCAGATGGAGGAAGTACACCAGGCACAGACGATTACTACTATGCCGGTGATATGAATAAGTGGACAAAGATGGCTTATACGCTGAAGGCAAGGTATTATATGCATCTTACCAAAGCACCCGGTTATGATGCAAAAACACAGGCGAATCTTGCACTGACAGCACTCGGCAATGGTATGACGAATAACGATGACGACTGTTCATTTGCTTATAACGGCTCTTCGACATCTTCCAATGCCTGGTATCTGCACTTCTACAATACCTCTACGTTAGTACTGTCTTCTCATTATGTGGATTCATTGATGAAGTATGCTGATCCCCGTATATCATCTCTGGTCAGCAAAGCAGAGAATACCGGCAAATACAATGGTAACGTGATCGGTTCAGGCGCTGGTGCATTACAGGACTTCTCCGTTGCCGGTAGTTTCTATGGCGCAATCGGATCGAAGGTCTACATATTGAATGCAGCAGAAGCCTTATTCCTGAAAGCAGAGGCTAACTATATCACATCAGGATATAATGCCGCTCAACCGGCATTCAGACAAGCAGTGGCGGGTAATCTGCTAAAACTGGGTGTTGACACCAACAGTGCAGCAGCACAGACTTTCTTATCCAAACGAGGTATACTGACTGCGAATAACGCCCTGCAACTGATCATTGAAGAAAAAGCGACGGCTAATTTCCTTTCTGTTGAAAACTATACAGACTGGCGTCGTACCGGTTATCCGGCATTGAAAATGATTCCTAATAATACGGTGACAAGTCTGCCGCGCAGATTCCTGTATCCTTTGAATGAGATCAGTGCCAATCCACAGGATTTACAAAAAGCAAAACTCACGGACAAAGTATGGTGGGATAGCTGA
- a CDS encoding SIMPL domain-containing protein, translating to MKKVMFLLAGILVATFSQAQQTDNKPPVKKIEVTGSAEIEITPDEIYLDISLREFKNKTTKVDMNTLELQLQKAVKEAGIPAGDLTIANVFGTNYDQWWTKKKKDPDFMARKQYRLKLSNLDKVNSILGGVDDEGIESVNISSYTHSKMEDYRKQVKTKALQAAKAKATYMLEAIGDNIGGVLEVQEINTDNYADVQPVAFANARLMATDAVADPAAFKKIKVRAEVRAVFFIK from the coding sequence ATGAAAAAGGTAATGTTTTTACTGGCAGGAATACTCGTAGCAACTTTCAGTCAGGCACAGCAGACAGACAACAAGCCTCCTGTTAAGAAAATCGAAGTAACAGGCTCCGCAGAGATTGAAATCACTCCTGACGAGATCTATCTCGATATCTCCCTCCGCGAGTTCAAAAATAAAACGACTAAAGTAGACATGAATACACTGGAACTCCAGTTACAGAAAGCGGTGAAAGAAGCTGGTATACCTGCCGGCGATCTGACTATCGCGAATGTATTTGGTACGAACTATGACCAGTGGTGGACTAAAAAGAAAAAAGACCCTGATTTCATGGCGCGTAAACAATACCGTCTTAAACTGAGCAATCTGGATAAGGTAAACAGCATCCTGGGTGGCGTAGATGATGAAGGTATTGAAAGCGTAAACATCAGCAGCTATACACACAGCAAAATGGAAGATTACCGTAAACAGGTAAAAACCAAAGCTTTACAGGCTGCGAAAGCAAAAGCTACCTATATGCTGGAAGCAATCGGTGATAACATCGGTGGTGTGCTGGAAGTACAGGAAATCAATACGGATAACTATGCAGATGTACAGCCAGTGGCTTTCGCTAATGCGCGTTTAATGGCTACTGATGCAGTTGCTGATCCTGCTGCTTTCAAGAAAATAAAAGTACGTGCAGAAGTAAGAGCGGTGTTCTTCATCAAGTAA
- a CDS encoding lectin-like domain-containing protein, with protein sequence MTRALLLIAGLCWLLFLSHTTVHAQLQTPYILNGAATQRTCNCYVLTEDQGTSSGTVWNKNKISLNNSFDYYFDVNLGCKDENGADGIGFILQTQGTNLGATGQGIGFQNIRPSLGVIIDTWQNMDDGDPYYDHVSIQINGDISHSSTNNLAGPVTALANNDNIEDCNWHIFHIKWNAATKQLEVSMDDSLRLSIQKDLVAEVFGGDPMVFWGFGAATGGASNKQQFCAALRPQLEFNSNQLFCDGSAIVFADNSKSFGSITRWRWDFGDGTTASVPDPPPHQYAKPGRYQVKLLIEDNSGCVSDTMKQDLTIGSYPIPDFSYDSLCTSRIVSITDKTTLDVGTLRQWVWDMGNGTIETTQTPVFSYDSTGTYTVRLQVTSSEGCGAEISKPVNVYPTPAIAAAGESVCIGEPVAFTGTDLTPSIPLSQWYWDMGNGQQQTVQNIDYIYPDGGEYEASLHTLSTKGCFSDTAYVPVTVSDIKLDLGNDTLIARGQPLQLQAVTGGNNLQFSWTPDNGLTDPYTANPTAILNNDQTYYLTVTSPQGCIDMDTIHIKVYAGPDFYVPTAFSPNNDGQNDIFRAISPGVATLDFFCVWNRWGQEVFRTQSLLTGWDGSYKGQQMPAGTYVWMIQGTDYRGNVFNRRGTVTIVR encoded by the coding sequence ATGACCAGAGCATTGTTGCTTATAGCAGGATTGTGCTGGCTTCTTTTTTTATCCCATACAACGGTACATGCTCAACTACAGACCCCATATATATTGAATGGGGCTGCGACACAACGGACTTGTAATTGTTATGTGCTTACAGAAGATCAGGGTACTTCGAGCGGTACAGTATGGAATAAGAATAAGATCAGCCTGAATAATTCCTTTGATTATTATTTTGATGTCAACCTGGGTTGTAAAGATGAAAACGGTGCAGATGGCATCGGTTTTATTCTGCAAACACAGGGTACAAACCTTGGGGCCACCGGTCAGGGCATAGGCTTTCAGAATATCAGACCTTCCCTTGGCGTTATTATAGATACCTGGCAAAACATGGATGACGGTGATCCTTACTACGATCACGTATCTATCCAGATTAACGGTGATATCTCACACAGCAGTACCAATAACCTGGCAGGACCTGTTACAGCACTGGCAAATAATGACAACATCGAAGACTGTAACTGGCACATCTTTCATATTAAATGGAATGCGGCCACCAAACAACTGGAAGTGAGTATGGACGACTCCCTGCGTTTAAGCATACAGAAAGACCTGGTCGCAGAGGTATTTGGCGGCGACCCGATGGTATTCTGGGGTTTTGGCGCCGCAACAGGTGGAGCATCTAACAAACAACAGTTCTGTGCCGCCTTGCGCCCCCAGCTGGAATTTAACAGCAACCAGCTCTTCTGTGACGGCTCCGCCATTGTCTTTGCGGACAACTCAAAATCATTTGGCAGCATCACACGCTGGCGCTGGGATTTCGGAGATGGTACAACCGCTTCCGTACCTGATCCTCCTCCACATCAATACGCTAAACCCGGCAGGTACCAGGTAAAACTTCTCATAGAAGACAACAGTGGCTGTGTATCAGATACCATGAAACAAGACCTTACAATTGGTAGTTATCCTATCCCTGATTTCTCTTATGACTCACTTTGTACGAGCCGTATCGTTAGTATCACGGATAAAACAACCCTGGATGTAGGCACATTGCGTCAATGGGTATGGGATATGGGCAACGGTACGATTGAGACCACCCAAACACCTGTATTCAGTTATGATAGTACCGGCACTTACACTGTCAGGCTGCAGGTGACAAGTTCCGAAGGCTGTGGCGCAGAGATCTCCAAACCTGTCAATGTATATCCGACACCTGCGATTGCAGCTGCAGGAGAAAGCGTGTGTATCGGAGAACCTGTTGCATTCACAGGCACGGATTTAACACCTTCCATTCCGTTGTCGCAATGGTACTGGGATATGGGGAACGGACAACAGCAGACAGTACAAAACATCGATTATATCTATCCGGATGGGGGTGAATATGAAGCATCCCTACATACACTCAGCACCAAAGGATGCTTCTCAGATACCGCTTATGTGCCGGTAACTGTTTCGGATATCAAACTGGATCTGGGTAACGATACACTCATTGCGCGTGGTCAGCCATTACAGTTACAGGCAGTCACCGGCGGTAATAATCTTCAGTTCAGCTGGACACCTGACAACGGACTCACAGATCCTTATACAGCTAATCCGACAGCGATACTGAATAATGATCAGACCTACTATCTGACAGTAACTTCTCCACAGGGTTGCATTGATATGGACACTATACACATTAAAGTGTATGCAGGTCCGGACTTCTATGTACCAACTGCATTTTCTCCTAACAATGATGGACAGAATGATATTTTCCGGGCTATTTCTCCCGGTGTTGCAACACTTGATTTCTTCTGTGTATGGAACAGATGGGGACAGGAAGTATTCCGTACACAATCGCTTCTGACCGGCTGGGACGGCAGCTACAAAGGCCAGCAGATGCCTGCAGGAACTTATGTGTGGATGATACAGGGAACGGATTACAGAGGGAACGTATTTAACAGAAGAGGTACAGTGACAATTGTGAGATGA